A portion of the Streptomyces sp. NBC_00376 genome contains these proteins:
- a CDS encoding RNHCP domain-containing protein — MPRRGPRQSSYRPQRRKDVLHGPGGTRGDAFRCAGCRLDVPLTAPGTTHRNHCPHCLTSLHVDLRIPGDRAADCRGRMTALSLSVRQDGEWTLIHECLTCGELSANRIAGDDNALALMRMAVRPLSDTLVPARALLML; from the coding sequence ATGCCACGACGTGGACCCCGGCAGTCGTCGTACCGCCCGCAGAGACGGAAGGACGTCCTGCACGGGCCGGGCGGCACCCGTGGCGACGCGTTCCGTTGCGCCGGCTGTCGGCTCGACGTACCACTGACCGCCCCGGGCACCACCCATCGCAACCACTGCCCGCACTGCCTGACCAGCCTGCACGTCGATCTGCGGATTCCGGGCGACCGGGCCGCCGACTGCCGCGGGCGGATGACGGCGCTCAGCCTGTCCGTCCGGCAGGACGGGGAATGGACACTCATCCATGAGTGCCTGACCTGCGGTGAGCTCAGTGCCAACCGCATCGCGGGGGACGACAACGCCCTCGCGCTGATGCGCATGGCCGTACGCCCCCTGTCGGACACTCTCGTCCCCGCACGGGCGCTGCTCATGCTGTGA
- a CDS encoding RNHCP domain-containing protein: MSTDNPKHRTTKSSHHGPSAYLRTDTFTCLWCGLTIATLAPDGSRRNHCPSCLHSKHCLDHVEGGPSDCGSRMTPISIAVLRTGDWMVIHRCTCCDELTSNPVCGDDNQLILMRMAVRPLAQPPFPLEAFGDL; encoded by the coding sequence GTGTCCACCGACAACCCCAAGCACCGTACGACCAAGTCCTCCCACCACGGCCCCAGCGCCTATCTGAGGACCGACACCTTCACCTGCCTGTGGTGCGGGCTGACCATCGCCACGCTCGCGCCCGACGGCAGCCGTCGCAACCACTGCCCCAGCTGCCTGCACTCGAAGCACTGCCTCGACCACGTCGAGGGCGGCCCGTCCGACTGCGGGTCACGTATGACCCCGATCTCCATCGCGGTACTCCGCACCGGTGACTGGATGGTCATCCACCGCTGCACCTGCTGCGACGAGCTGACCTCGAACCCGGTCTGCGGGGACGACAACCAGCTGATCCTGATGCGGATGGCTGTGCGCCCGCTGGCCCAACCGCCCTTCCCGCTCGAAGCGTTCGGCGATCTGTGA
- a CDS encoding helix-turn-helix domain-containing protein, protein MDTQQVSAAPRAPSPVRRSATPTSGVMHINTRHTSRFTVIGNHLAQHRELSLLAIGLSTYIQSLPAGARIGIKSLSERFPDSEARIAAALRELEAHGYLSRTRERLPNGRVVTRTCSYNQPNGAAQRRSAPTPKPRHQPPAPAPAPAPTAATPTPPPLPQPRNPLPQYLRAATALLTDLHRHSAAITLTEKDVVLLAPAAATWFERGATPAALRHALTHDLPQPLKRPAKLLRYRLTALLPPPPTPEHPTVLLQNCDRCDRAFRSPTPGNCPGCSADDAPARFPVPGG, encoded by the coding sequence ATGGATACACAGCAGGTTAGCGCGGCCCCGCGCGCCCCGTCTCCCGTTCGCAGGAGCGCCACGCCGACATCCGGTGTCATGCACATCAACACCCGGCACACCAGCCGCTTCACCGTCATCGGCAACCACCTCGCCCAGCACCGCGAGCTCTCCCTGCTCGCGATCGGGCTCTCGACGTACATCCAGTCACTTCCCGCCGGGGCGCGGATCGGCATCAAGTCGCTCTCCGAGCGGTTTCCCGACAGCGAGGCCCGCATCGCCGCCGCGTTACGTGAGCTGGAGGCGCACGGCTACCTGAGCCGTACCCGCGAGCGGCTGCCCAACGGCCGCGTCGTCACGCGTACTTGCTCCTACAACCAGCCGAACGGCGCCGCACAACGACGCTCAGCCCCCACGCCCAAGCCGCGCCACCAGCCACCCGCACCGGCCCCCGCGCCCGCACCCACGGCCGCAACACCCACGCCCCCGCCGCTCCCTCAGCCCCGCAACCCGCTCCCCCAGTACCTCCGCGCCGCCACCGCGCTGCTCACCGATCTCCACCGGCACTCGGCCGCGATCACCCTCACCGAGAAGGACGTCGTCCTGCTCGCCCCCGCCGCCGCCACCTGGTTCGAGCGCGGCGCCACGCCCGCCGCCCTCCGGCACGCGCTCACCCACGATCTGCCCCAGCCCCTCAAACGCCCCGCCAAGCTCCTCCGGTACCGCCTCACCGCTCTCCTGCCGCCCCCGCCGACCCCGGAGCACCCCACCGTCCTGCTCCAGAACTGCGACCGCTGCGACCGGGCCTTCCGCTCCCCCACCCCGGGCAACTGCCCCGGCTGCTCGGCCGACGACGCCCCCGCACGGTTCCCCGTCCCGGGCGGATGA
- a CDS encoding DUF397 domain-containing protein produces MSIGQLNWFKSSYSSGEGGNCIEVAYNWRKSSHSTGEGGNCVEVATCPTTIHVRDSKNTQGPHLDLAPGAWSAFVTYARQG; encoded by the coding sequence ATGAGCATCGGGCAACTGAACTGGTTCAAGAGCAGCTACAGCAGTGGCGAGGGCGGTAACTGCATCGAGGTCGCCTACAACTGGCGCAAGTCGAGCCACAGCACCGGCGAAGGCGGCAATTGCGTCGAAGTCGCGACCTGCCCCACCACCATCCACGTCCGCGACTCCAAGAACACCCAGGGCCCCCACCTCGACCTCGCCCCCGGCGCCTGGTCCGCGTTCGTCACGTACGCGCGTCAGGGCTGA